From Thiohalophilus sp., a single genomic window includes:
- a CDS encoding polymer-forming cytoskeletal protein: MWGSKKKPSRTAQIDSLIGQNTEIRGDVIFSGGLHVDGSVKGSVIAEEGEESLLTLSERGTIEGEVKVPNVVVNGTVIGDVHAPGHVELAAQARVHGNVYYSLIEMAMGAEVNGNLLHKSSNHSRTAPDSGTEDS; encoded by the coding sequence ATGTGGGGGAGCAAGAAGAAGCCTAGCCGGACGGCACAGATCGATTCGTTAATCGGCCAGAATACCGAAATCCGGGGCGATGTCATTTTCAGCGGCGGTTTGCACGTGGATGGCAGCGTCAAAGGCAGCGTGATCGCCGAAGAAGGCGAGGAATCCCTCTTGACTTTGAGCGAGCGGGGCACCATAGAGGGAGAAGTGAAAGTGCCCAATGTGGTGGTCAACGGGACGGTCATCGGCGATGTTCACGCGCCCGGCCATGTCGAGCTGGCCGCCCAGGCCCGGGTACACGGCAACGTCTATTACAGCCTGATCGAGATGGCAATGGGGGCGGAAGTCAATGGCAATCTGTTGCACAAGAGTAGTAACCACTCACGTACGGCACCCGACAGCGGCACAGAGGATTCTTGA
- the erpA gene encoding iron-sulfur cluster insertion protein ErpA codes for MSSTATETATETPSPLIFTDSAADKVRQLIEDEGNNDLMLRVFVTGGGCSGFQYGFTFEEDEQDGDTRVEKGGVTLLVDPMSFQYLMGAEIDYKEDLSGAQFVIRNPNATTTCGCGSSFGV; via the coding sequence ATGAGCAGCACAGCAACCGAGACAGCAACCGAAACTCCCAGCCCGCTAATCTTTACCGACTCCGCGGCCGACAAGGTCCGGCAGCTGATCGAGGACGAGGGCAATAACGATCTGATGCTGCGGGTGTTCGTCACCGGTGGCGGCTGTTCCGGCTTCCAGTACGGTTTCACCTTCGAGGAAGACGAGCAGGACGGGGATACCCGGGTCGAAAAAGGCGGTGTTACCCTGCTGGTGGATCCGATGAGCTTCCAGTATCTGATGGGGGCGGAGATCGACTACAAGGAAGACCTCTCCGGTGCCCAGTTCGTGATTCGCAATCCGAACGCCACCACCACCTGCGGCTGCGGTTCGTCCTTCGGCGTTTAA
- a CDS encoding citrate synthase produces MSEYLPGLAGVPATKSNISDIDGEKGILSYRGYPIEELAEHSTFEETTLLLLDGRLPTRSELQTFSDQLKDNRRIKFHTRGMMKNFPNTGHPMEMLQTVVASLGMFYPGNDCLTGGDACEDVNYIHNMSIKIIARMAPIVAMWQHIREGYDPVESRDDLSHAENFLWMLTGKEPEPLLARIMDVCLILHAEHTINASTFAVLVNASTLSSPYSVVASAIGALSGPLHGGANQRVLEMLEDIGSPENAEEYVDKRLANKEVIWGMGHREYKTKDPRAIILQKLIDQYMETKAGNVSPLFDIAKAVEQICEDRLAHKGVYANVDFYSGILYSEMGIPADQFTAIFAMARSAGWLAHWREQLADNRIFRPTQVYTGEPVRKYVPIEKR; encoded by the coding sequence ATGAGTGAATACCTTCCGGGGCTGGCCGGCGTTCCTGCCACCAAATCCAATATTTCGGATATCGACGGCGAGAAAGGCATTCTCTCCTATCGCGGTTATCCCATCGAGGAACTGGCCGAACACAGTACCTTCGAGGAGACCACCCTGTTGTTGCTCGACGGGCGCCTGCCGACCCGCTCGGAGCTGCAGACCTTCAGCGACCAGCTCAAGGACAACCGCCGGATCAAGTTCCATACCCGCGGCATGATGAAAAATTTTCCCAACACCGGTCATCCGATGGAGATGTTGCAAACCGTGGTGGCCAGTCTGGGGATGTTCTATCCGGGGAATGACTGTTTAACCGGCGGCGATGCCTGCGAGGACGTCAATTACATCCACAACATGTCGATCAAGATCATCGCCCGCATGGCGCCGATCGTCGCCATGTGGCAGCACATTCGCGAGGGTTACGATCCGGTCGAATCGCGCGACGATCTGAGTCACGCGGAAAACTTTCTGTGGATGCTGACCGGCAAGGAGCCGGAACCCCTGCTGGCGCGGATCATGGACGTTTGCCTGATACTGCACGCCGAACACACGATCAATGCTTCCACCTTCGCGGTGCTGGTGAACGCCTCGACACTCTCCAGTCCCTACAGCGTGGTCGCTTCGGCGATCGGGGCCTTGTCCGGCCCGCTGCACGGCGGTGCCAATCAGCGGGTGCTGGAAATGCTGGAAGATATTGGCTCCCCCGAGAACGCCGAGGAATACGTGGACAAGCGGCTGGCCAACAAGGAAGTGATCTGGGGCATGGGCCATCGCGAATACAAGACCAAGGATCCGCGTGCCATCATCCTGCAAAAGCTGATCGACCAGTATATGGAGACCAAGGCAGGCAATGTCAGCCCGCTGTTCGATATCGCCAAGGCGGTGGAGCAGATCTGCGAGGATCGCCTGGCCCACAAGGGCGTCTATGCCAACGTCGATTTCTACAGCGGGATCCTCTATTCGGAGATGGGCATCCCCGCCGATCAGTTCACCGCCATCTTCGCCATGGCCCGCTCCGCCGGCTGGCTGGCGCACTGGCGCGAACAACTGGCTGACAACCGGATCTTCCGTCCCACCCAGGTCTATACCGGCGAGCCGGTCCGCAAATATGTCCCGATCGAAAAGCGCTGA
- a CDS encoding anhydro-N-acetylmuramic acid kinase, with product MTTYYLGLISGTSMDGIDAALLAFDEQPRLLAHHSHPLSDPIRQQLYQLQTPGQNELAIAMHLDVELGRVFAAAALRLLDQAALRPDQVAAIGSHGQTLRHYPGGPAPTTWQIGDPNIIAEQTGITTVADLRRRDMAAGGQGAPLVPAFHAAVFRQTNMNRAILNIGGIANLTLLPAEPTRPVIGFDTGPGNGLMDAWIGQHLDQRYDRDGEWAASGHVHPGLLERLLHDTYFERPPPKSTGREYFNLDWLQPRLAAFSDLAPRDTQATLCELTARTIAEALQATMESVDEVLICGGGVHNRQLYQRLEELLTPARVTSTAEAGLDPDWVEAAAFAWLAKQTLVGAPGNLPSVTGASHPVVLGGIYPGKGPRDE from the coding sequence ATGACAACCTATTACCTTGGTCTGATCTCGGGAACCAGCATGGACGGTATCGACGCCGCCTTGCTGGCCTTTGACGAACAGCCCCGGCTCCTTGCCCACCACAGTCACCCGCTGTCGGATCCCATTCGCCAGCAGCTCTATCAATTGCAGACCCCCGGCCAGAATGAACTGGCCATCGCCATGCATCTGGATGTGGAACTGGGCCGAGTATTTGCCGCCGCCGCCTTGAGGCTGCTCGACCAGGCCGCCCTGCGGCCCGATCAGGTAGCTGCGATCGGCAGCCACGGCCAGACTCTGCGCCACTACCCGGGTGGCCCTGCCCCCACCACCTGGCAAATCGGTGATCCCAACATCATTGCCGAGCAGACCGGCATCACCACGGTCGCCGATCTGCGTCGCCGTGATATGGCCGCCGGCGGTCAGGGTGCCCCGCTGGTTCCGGCCTTTCACGCCGCCGTGTTTCGCCAGACGAATATGAACCGGGCCATTTTGAATATCGGCGGTATCGCCAACCTGACCCTGTTGCCGGCAGAGCCCACCCGGCCGGTCATCGGTTTCGATACCGGACCCGGTAACGGGCTGATGGATGCCTGGATCGGACAACACCTCGACCAGCGTTACGATCGGGATGGCGAATGGGCGGCCAGCGGCCATGTGCATCCCGGCCTGCTGGAGCGACTGCTGCACGACACCTATTTCGAGCGTCCGCCCCCCAAAAGCACCGGTCGCGAATACTTCAACCTGGACTGGCTACAACCGCGCCTGGCCGCTTTTTCTGATCTGGCGCCCCGCGATACGCAGGCGACACTGTGCGAACTGACCGCGCGCACCATTGCCGAGGCGTTACAGGCGACGATGGAATCCGTGGACGAGGTCCTGATCTGCGGCGGCGGCGTCCACAACCGCCAGCTGTATCAACGCCTGGAAGAATTGCTCACCCCGGCCCGGGTCACCAGTACCGCCGAAGCCGGCCTCGATCCCGACTGGGTCGAAGCCGCCGCCTTCGCCTGGCTGGCGAAACAAACCCTGGTCGGTGCGCCCGGCAACCTGCCTTCGGTCACGGGCGCATCACATCCGGTGGTATTGGGGGGTATCTATCCGGGGAAAGGGCCGAGGGACGAGTAA
- a CDS encoding STAS domain-containing protein: protein MSVSSEHVNNGKECLIRIGDKLVYRLYREFRQAYTDCDPATELITVDLQNTRYIDSSALGMMLLLKKHARDNQRQIRLINVSDTILRAFEIVQLDTEFEISATTKKRQHAT, encoded by the coding sequence ATGTCGGTATCCAGCGAGCACGTCAATAACGGCAAGGAATGCCTCATCCGCATTGGCGACAAGCTGGTCTATCGACTCTATCGCGAATTTCGCCAGGCCTATACCGACTGTGACCCGGCCACCGAGCTCATCACGGTCGATCTCCAGAACACCCGTTATATTGACAGCTCGGCACTGGGCATGATGTTGCTGCTGAAAAAACACGCCCGGGACAACCAGCGTCAGATCCGTCTGATCAACGTCAGTGACACCATCTTGCGCGCCTTTGAGATTGTGCAACTGGATACGGAATTCGAGATCTCAGCCACCACAAAGAAGCGCCAGCACGCCACCTGA
- a CDS encoding OapA family protein, with product MDYNTFLTKDYKSLGQPLRRRTPRWSHLHTIVVLVVLTTVGTLLAFLSTDVAASRNDAPDNTLTRALPAAQITIPLELALPGAEESASATPTSFDHNPLASNQSPVQSRKQQVQKQPAIALPDESWLTITVRRGDSLAAIFKRHSIPARELHQIMQLGRTTRNLNALHPGDIVRFKLDEQQRVQQMVFDISRLKSLQVSRQADDQFAARIIEHELDRRLTQSSGVIKTSLYEAGKAAGLDDGLIMQMTAIFGWDIDFVLDIRRGDHFTLIYEEQYLDGEKVQDGPIIAAEFVNQGRQVHAIRYTDKEGRSDYYSPEGYSMRKAFLRTPVDFRRISSRFGKRHHPVLNRMRMHKGVDYAARTGTPIQAAGDGKIVYRGWKGGYGRVIILQHGGRYSTLYAHMSGFKGGLRVGSRVKQGQIIGFVGRSGRVTGAHLHYEFRVNGTHRDPLTVKLPEAEPIKPAYKMEFKQVAQRRLAQLDAARPAMLALNQ from the coding sequence GTGGATTACAACACATTCTTAACAAAAGATTACAAGTCCCTCGGGCAGCCCCTGCGCCGCCGGACGCCCCGCTGGTCGCATTTGCACACGATCGTCGTGCTGGTTGTACTGACCACCGTCGGCACCCTGCTGGCTTTTCTCTCCACGGACGTGGCCGCCTCGCGCAATGATGCGCCGGATAATACGCTGACCCGGGCCCTGCCCGCCGCGCAGATCACCATCCCACTGGAACTCGCTCTGCCCGGCGCCGAGGAGAGCGCGTCGGCCACCCCGACCAGTTTTGATCATAATCCGCTGGCATCCAATCAATCCCCAGTTCAATCCAGGAAACAACAAGTTCAGAAACAACCGGCCATCGCTCTCCCCGATGAGAGCTGGCTGACCATTACTGTTCGTCGCGGGGACAGCCTGGCCGCCATTTTCAAACGACACAGCATTCCGGCCCGGGAGCTGCACCAGATCATGCAACTGGGACGCACTACCCGCAATCTCAATGCCCTGCATCCCGGCGACATCGTCCGCTTCAAGCTGGATGAACAGCAGCGGGTCCAGCAGATGGTCTTTGATATCTCGCGGCTCAAATCACTGCAGGTTTCCCGGCAGGCCGATGACCAGTTTGCCGCGCGGATAATCGAACATGAACTCGATCGACGCCTGACCCAGAGCAGCGGCGTCATCAAAACCTCCCTCTATGAAGCGGGCAAGGCCGCCGGCCTGGATGATGGGCTGATCATGCAAATGACCGCCATCTTCGGCTGGGATATCGATTTTGTCCTCGATATCCGCCGCGGCGATCACTTCACCCTGATTTATGAAGAACAGTATCTCGACGGCGAAAAAGTCCAGGACGGCCCGATCATTGCCGCCGAATTCGTCAACCAGGGTCGCCAGGTACACGCCATTCGCTACACCGATAAAGAAGGTCGCAGCGATTACTATTCGCCCGAGGGCTATTCCATGCGCAAGGCCTTCCTGCGCACACCGGTCGATTTTCGCCGCATCAGCTCGCGCTTTGGCAAACGCCATCATCCGGTACTCAACCGGATGCGCATGCACAAGGGCGTCGATTATGCCGCGCGCACCGGCACGCCGATCCAGGCTGCCGGCGACGGGAAAATCGTGTATCGCGGCTGGAAAGGCGGTTACGGCCGGGTCATCATCCTGCAACATGGCGGCCGCTACAGCACGCTGTATGCCCATATGTCCGGGTTCAAGGGCGGACTGCGGGTGGGCAGCCGGGTCAAACAGGGCCAGATCATCGGCTTTGTCGGCCGCTCCGGGCGTGTCACCGGCGCACATCTGCACTATGAATTTCGGGTTAACGGGACGCACCGGGATCCGCTCACCGTCAAGCTGCCCGAAGCCGAACCGATCAAACCCGCCTATAAGATGGAATTCAAACAGGTGGCCCAGCGACGCCTGGCCCAGCTGGACGCCGCCCGACCGGCCATGCTGGCGCTGAATCAATAG
- the tyrS gene encoding tyrosine--tRNA ligase — MSSIDKMLEQIKRGADEILIESELIERLKSGRSLRIKAGFDPTAPDLHLGHTVLINKLRQFQDLGHEVLFLIGDFTGMIGDPTGKSATRPPLSRDEVIENARTYEQQIFKILDPEKTLVMFNSSWMGEMSVVDLIQLAAKHTVARMLERDDFHKRYKDGQAIAIHEFLYPLIQGYDSVAMKADVELGGTDQKFNLLVGRQLQEAYGQPPQVVLTMPILEGLDGVQKMSKSLNNYIGINEPPDEMFGKIMSISDDLMWRYFELLSFRPLEEIAQFRREIAEGKNPRDIKFLLGEEIVARFHNAEAARKAQENFIARFQQGTMPDEIPEKSLQSADGSMQIASVLKEAGLTKSTSDARRMVEQGAVKIDGERVSDPALALSSGTSQVIQVGKRRFARVTIT, encoded by the coding sequence ATGAGCTCGATCGACAAGATGCTGGAACAGATCAAACGTGGGGCCGATGAGATTTTGATCGAGTCGGAACTGATCGAGCGCCTCAAGAGCGGCCGTTCCCTGCGGATCAAGGCCGGTTTTGATCCCACCGCGCCGGATCTGCATCTGGGCCATACCGTGCTGATCAACAAACTGCGCCAGTTCCAGGATCTGGGACATGAGGTTCTGTTTCTGATCGGCGACTTCACCGGCATGATCGGCGATCCCACCGGCAAGAGCGCCACCCGGCCGCCGCTGAGCCGGGATGAGGTGATCGAAAACGCCCGTACCTATGAGCAGCAGATTTTCAAGATCCTCGATCCCGAAAAAACTCTGGTGATGTTCAACTCCAGCTGGATGGGGGAGATGAGCGTCGTGGACCTGATCCAGCTGGCCGCCAAACATACCGTCGCCCGGATGCTGGAGCGGGATGATTTTCACAAACGCTATAAAGACGGTCAGGCGATTGCCATTCACGAGTTTCTCTATCCGTTGATCCAGGGCTATGACTCGGTGGCGATGAAGGCGGATGTCGAGCTGGGCGGCACCGATCAGAAGTTCAACCTGCTGGTCGGGCGACAGTTACAGGAGGCCTACGGCCAGCCGCCGCAGGTCGTGCTGACCATGCCGATTCTCGAGGGGCTGGATGGCGTACAGAAAATGTCCAAGTCCCTGAACAACTATATAGGTATCAACGAACCGCCGGACGAGATGTTCGGCAAGATCATGTCGATCTCCGATGATCTGATGTGGCGTTATTTCGAATTACTCAGCTTCCGCCCGCTGGAGGAGATCGCGCAGTTCCGCCGGGAAATCGCCGAGGGCAAGAATCCCCGGGATATCAAGTTCCTGCTCGGCGAGGAGATCGTGGCCCGCTTTCATAATGCCGAAGCAGCCAGAAAAGCGCAGGAAAATTTCATCGCCCGTTTCCAGCAGGGCACCATGCCCGACGAGATACCGGAGAAAAGTTTGCAGTCGGCAGATGGCAGTATGCAGATAGCCTCCGTGCTCAAAGAAGCGGGACTGACCAAAAGTACTTCCGACGCACGACGCATGGTGGAACAGGGCGCGGTTAAGATCGATGGTGAACGTGTCAGTGATCCGGCTTTGGCGCTATCCAGCGGCACAAGTCAGGTGATTCAGGTCGGCAAACGCAGGTTCGCCCGGGTCACCATTACCTGA